Genomic DNA from Mesorhizobium sp. J428:
GCGATTTATTTGGCTCAGAGGCGAGCGCCCGGTCGCGCCTCTCCGCCAGTTGACGCGCCGCCTTTGTGCGCCTGGTAGCCTCATGGACCAGCGCGCGCTGTGCTTCGATGGTCTCGAAGATCAACTGCTCGTCGACCAGCGCCAGACCACGCTCCCGCAGGGCGGTCCGGGCGCGACGATGCTCGCCGAGCGTGATCGCCGGGCGGCGCAGATCGGCAAAGCGGATAGGCCAGCGCGTCCCGTCCGGGGCGCGCACGAAAACCCTCGAAAGATCGCGCGGATCGTAGGAAACACGCAGCGGCCGATCGAGCCGGCCGGCCCAGATGCTCAGCACGTCATCTCAGTAGCGAAGACCGAACAGGTGAATGCCATCACGCCGCACCAGCCGATCGACGCTGGGCAGGAAATCGACCATGAAACCTGCAAGATCATGGGGATGACGCACGGGCCTGTCACGAAGGGCCGCAGCCTCATGCCAAGCTGCGAGCGGCGGAATCCCAAGCGTTCCGTGCCGATCGGCGTGGTAGCGCGTGATCTCGAGCGCCATCCACCGCTCCAGTTCATCCATCGTCATCGTCGCATTGGCGGCGGAATCGTAGCCGCCGCGCTCCTCGATGCCGCTGAATGTCGTGCCCGGCAGAAGATGGACCGCGCCCATCATGGTGCCGATCAGCCGTTCGATGTGCCCGCCATAGTGGGGCGTGGCGATCGGACGGTGGATGAGTTCAATGCCATATTCCTCAGCGCCGCGCCGCAGGGCGCGTGATCGGAATTCCTTGGCGTTGTCGACATGGATCGCATCGGGAAACCCGGAGGTCGGCCACTCCGCATCGATCCCCAGCCCGCCGAGCCATGCCTCTTTCGGCTGCACGAGGTGCTGGATTGCGAGCGCGACCGAAACCGTCGACGGCGCCTCGAGCGTCAGGTAGAAGCCCGCGACCATGCGGCTTGCGACGTCGATGGCGAGCGTCAGCCACGGCCTCTGCAGCGGCCGACGATACTGGCGATCGACGACAATGACATCGACCAGCGTATGGTCGATCTGGACAATGTCGAACGCGAACTCAGCGGTATATTCCCCCGGCACTGGCCGGAAGCGATCGCGTGCCGCCTTCGATCCTTCCCGTGCCCTGGTCAGTTCGGCGGGGTCCGCGGCCACGGTCCGCGTCTTCACCGCATGCCAGGATGGTGCGCGCACGCCACGCGAACGGCAGAGCCTGCGGATCTCCTTGTGTAGCCGATTGATGCTCGGCTTCTGGCGCGTCCTGTAGAAGTCCCGGAGCGCTTCTGCGATCACCGCTTCGGTCTCGTCCGGCAACCGGCGGCTGCCTTGTCTCGTGCCGGCCGGGCGAGGCAGCAGCGAACTCGTGACCGGACGCTCACGATACGCCCTGATCAGCTCGTAAAGGCGGGTTCGCTTGAGGCCGAGCTCATGGCAAGCCCGCAAGAAATCTGATCGACTGGGGCAGTCGAGCGACGCCAGCCTCCGGATCACGGCCTCCCTTGCAACCGCCTCATCCCAGGCGGCATCATCGATCGTATCCTTGTCGGGTCCGTGAACCACAGCGGCCTCGCTGTAAAGTTCGTCCGCTCGAATGTTACGAAAAATCCGCTGATTCGGCTAGAATCCGCCAATGAAACCCAAATATGATTCGCGCCCGATCAATGAGTTGCCGTCCGTTGATAAAACGCGAGCGACAGCCCAAAACGTCGAGCTGAAGCCCGAAA
This window encodes:
- a CDS encoding Mu transposase C-terminal domain-containing protein; translated protein: MLSIWAGRLDRPLRVSYDPRDLSRVFVRAPDGTRWPIRFADLRRPAITLGEHRRARTALRERGLALVDEQLIFETIEAQRALVHEATRRTKAARQLAERRDRALASEPNKSPARTTTPPQAVEDRPIDWSKIPVYAVEEWS
- a CDS encoding transposase family protein, translated to MPDETEAVIAEALRDFYRTRQKPSINRLHKEIRRLCRSRGVRAPSWHAVKTRTVAADPAELTRAREGSKAARDRFRPVPGEYTAEFAFDIVQIDHTLVDVIVVDRQYRRPLQRPWLTLAIDVASRMVAGFYLTLEAPSTVSVALAIQHLVQPKEAWLGGLGIDAEWPTSGFPDAIHVDNAKEFRSRALRRGAEEYGIELIHRPIATPHYGGHIERLIGTMMGAVHLLPGTTFSGIEERGGYDSAANATMTMDELERWMALEITRYHADRHGTLGIPPLAAWHEAAALRDRPVRHPHDLAGFMVDFLPSVDRLVRRDGIHLFGLRY